TGGAGGGACTGACAGAGCAGAAAGCattcttctggtttctttagcTCTTGAGAGAGACGGGGTCTCTGTAGCCCTGTGTCCTAGAATGTGCTGGGTGGACCAGGCTGCCTTCAGGCCCagtgatccgcctgcctctgcttcctgagtgctggggttaaaggcgtgggAGGCCAGGAGCCATCTATCCGAAGTGGATGCTAGGAGCCAAGCTCCTGTGTTCTGAGTGCAGTGAGCCCTTTgcaccactaagccatctctcaagtcctaCATCTAGCATTTTAACTTGGGTTCCGGGGAACAAATTGGGTTCTCATACCTATGAGGGAAAACGATTTTTTGTTTTACATGAAGCTAAGGCATTGTGGAATATACCTAGAATCCAAACATTTGGGAGACTCAGGCAAATGGGTTGCTTCAAGTCTGATACCAACATGTTCTCCATGGTGGCTAGCCAACAAtgacataaaaccaaagaaaatatgtGTAATGTGTATTCATTCACTTCTGTGTAACTTCACATGTCTAGATTCACACCACACAGGGAGGTCCTCTTATAGACGTGATAGAAATGAGAGATCCTGTGGCTAAACAGAACTGGGTGCTCCATGTTACTGTGAGTGACAGCTAAGTGGGGATGACTCTCCCAGAGGGCAGAACCCCACGTGCCTCCTGCTGAAGCAGTCTGTCTCAATGCTGAAGAGCCAGCGTGCATGCACAACACTCCATTGTAACAGGACGGCAGGTAAGACAGTAGCTAGTTtgactgaaacagaaggaacatatGACTAAGTTCTAGACACTTCCCTAAGAAAAACAGCAAACCAGAGCTAGGGGTGGCTGCCTTAGCACAGAAAGGGCGTGTCCTGGCTAGCTGTCCACTTGACACACACTGTTgtcacctgagaagaggggaCCTTGACACACACTGTTgtcacctgagaagaggggaCCTTGATTAGTAAAATGCCCgtaccagattggcctgtggacaagcCAAGGAGGCATTTGTTTCTTgacaggtttctctgtttagtcctggctatcctgtatAAGCCAGGCTGGACTCAGATCTGCCTctcccagagtgctggcattaaagttgTGCATACACtggcctgtggggcatttccaCCCTTAAGAAGTGGTTCCAGATACTTTAAGCAAGCCCATAAGCAGCGTTCTGTAGTGGCCAGAATTCAAACCATCCCTGCAAGAGGATCCTAAGTTTAAGCCTGGCCTGAGCTGTTCagtaagacattgtctcaaaccCCTTCCCTTGTACATATGagcagcactaactggactccGGGTCATTAAGAAACAAAGGCATGAACCTTGGATGGAACATGATAAAGTGATTCTGGGGGAAGAGgtgatatgatcaaaatatgctatgtggctgggcggtggtggtgcacacctttgatcccagcactcaggaggtagaggcaagtggatctcttgacttcaaggccagcctcttgTACAGAAGGAGTTCCAAGACATGCAGGCTACAcagaaacttgtctcaaaacatacacacacacacccaaaacccTACTTAATGGGACTCAATAGATGggtcatcagttaagagcactgactgctctcacaGAAGAGGGGACTCCATTCCAAGCACTCCATGGAGGTTCTGAATcatctatctgtaactccagttccagggactccacATGTACTTCTGGCCTTAGTGGGCACAGCATGCACAAAGAGCACAGTCACttgtacaggcaaaacacccatacacattaaaaaattgttttaaagagagCTTACACATGTAAATTAGAACTGGGCCCCTAAATGACCCAGCAGTCCCAAATCACCTTCAATATAGATAGGCCAAATGTGTCAGAACTCAGGTACTGAGCTAATCCATGGTGGTACCTGGAACAGCACATGCAGATAGGAAGGAATTAGGGAGAGGACTGGGCCATGTGACAGCAAGATTGGACTAAGCAAAGCTCAGGCACTAGGCAAACCAGCTTCTATGAGTCACTAGATCCATGAGCTCTGGGTTTAACCAAAAGCTTGCCTCAATGAAGGTCtttcatatatacacaagcacatacaaacatgtacacacgcaACACGAAAAAAATGATGCAAAACCAAACTGGGACTATGTTCTGTAGGGCAGCCTCTGTGGCAATGGCAGTTTAAAATCCATCCTCTGAGTTGGGACAGACTCGTCCCACATCATTTGTCTAGCATACACAAGACCCTGGATAAATTCCTCTATGTGCACCAAAAGCCAACATCTTGCATTGTGGGGGACTTGAGCTTGATGcaatgaaagacacatacatgaaatattaaaaagtgtgtatgggtgtcttgcctacatgtatgaACATACACCATGTACATGCCTAGTGTctacaaaggtcagaagagggtgctgggtcccctagaactggagttactgatggttgtgagtgaTGATGTGGATGCTAGCAATTGAATCTGggtctttggaagagcagccaatgtttttggttttttttttttttaaagatttatttattatatgtaagtacactgtagctgtcttcagacactccagaagagggcgtcagatcttgttatggatggttatgagccaccatgtggttgctgggatttgaactcaggaccttcggaagagcagttgggtgctcttacccattgagccatctcaccagccccgcagccaatgttcttaaccattaTACCATCTCACGACCTGTCtgccaagttttgttttttgtttataaagATTTTATGTACGTTGTTGATCTCTTCAGACAAACTgaaacagggcatcagatccctcccattacagatggttgtgagccaccatgtggttgttgataattgaactccggacctctgaaagagcagtcagtgctcttaactgctgagtcatctctccagcccttgtttttgttttttaaagaaaataaatctttggctAGCTGTGGTAGAATATGCCtttaatgagaaaaatcagaaggCAGGGAAAAAAGTTGTATCTTTAATAGTAACAATTATTTTTCCCGGAAATACCTTGGGGAAACGGACAGCTTGACCGCAGGCCTGGTTTCCATCTTCCCCAGATGACCAGGCAGTAGGATCTGTCTGAGTCCTGTCCCTTGAGCTAACTATGGTGTCTAGGCCAGTGCATGCTACAAATGAGGGAAGCCACAGAAGGGGCTGTAACACCATAAACACTTCGTTTAACAATGGaagacactttatttttatttctttaaatctctCAACATTTCAACTCTGTAGAAATcaaatgtgcatttttaaattagcatatacTCAACTACCCGGATCACAGCGATCTCCTATAGTGAGACGCACCTAGGAGGAGAGAGGCCTTGCCAGTCTGTATACTGTATTTCCTGGTAGAACACACTGGACTTCCTCAGGCAGCCTGTCCTCCATCTTAAGAGAGTCCCTGCAATGCTGGAGTGACTGGAATGCAGAGCTGGAGCTCTCAGGAAAGGGCCAGGCCTCATTAGGTCTGAGGTGCAGACATCAAAGAGCTGCCCAGGAAGGCCAGTCTCAGGACTAAAACTGCCCAGAGTCTGCTGTGTGTACACCTAACTACATGCGGTCTATCAGCTAGAGAGAAAAAAGAGTCTTATAAGATTTGGAAAACCGTAAAATAACTCCAGTAAGTCGGAAGACCACCAGCAAATTCACAGTGGCTCAGGGTTTGGCCAGAGTCAAGCCTGCTCCAGAACCGAATGCCTGCTTTGGGAAAACTCTACTTGCACATAGATCCCAAACACTGGACATCACAACTGCCTATGGCTAAAGTGTGTTCACACTTCACAAGGAAGTGACAGCTTCAAattcctgccctgcccctctCACCAAAAAGGAAAACCCAGCGGTGGGATTTATACCAGGAAGTGTGGACACTCTGCTGAGCCCTGGAGAGGCGTCTATCTAATGAGCACATACCTCCTCTGCCCACCCTAGTGCAAAAAGACTGAGAGCCGCGCCGACAGCCCCAGGAACCAGTGAGGAAAGCTAGATGGGGTGGAGGGACCCCACCCTCTGAACTTCCTTCTGAGATTCAAGGTCCAGGGTGCAAGATTCATGCTCAGCAGGCACCAAGACCAGACAGAGCTATAGATGTGGGGGCTGAGGTCCCCATCTTGTCACTGAGGTCATTGCAGACCCCGGCACCATGCTAACCCCCGTGTGCACACTGGAGGTAGGTGTATGATATTTACTGTNGGGAAGACAGTAGCTCTCTACCACCATGGGAAGGAACATGGGCTTTATCAGTCCCTTACCCCCGAGGCTCCCAGCTCCACCCTAGCAGTGGAAGAAACACCGGGAAAGGACATGCAGCCCCCCTTGGAAGACTAAAGAACCCAGGGCACCTTAATAAATACCATATCATTAATTTCTTTCACCATGTTGAAACACACAGCAAGTTGAacactcattaaaaaataaacctcaaaTTCTGTATGTACAATAAGAGGGGGTTATGCAAAAAGGAGGGGACATCAGTCCTTCTATGGAGTCCACTTTCCAACTGCCAAGCAGAGCTTGCCAACATTGTGGGCTGATTGAgtggagctggcaagatggtaTTCGACTAATACTGAACTTGGCTCCCCATAAATACCAGTCAGGGGGCAGACAAGGGGTGGGGACATCTGCCTAGGGATCCTTGTATCAAGAGAGCAGGAAAAGAGGTGAGCCACCAGAGAGGCCCGGTGTGGCAGGAGGGCTCATTTCACAAGCCAGCAGGCCTCTAGCTCGCCACTCCTGGTGGGGATTTGAAGGTGACCCCGAAGGCTCCTTCCCAGTCCTAGCTGGCTTTGCAGTGGGTGGGGCAGGTGTGGCAAGAGTTCCAGAGACAGACACCTTATTTCAAAGGAACCAGAACCAGAGCCCAAACCCAAACCAGCTGAGCAGGGAGTGAAGAGGGCAACGAAGTGACTGCATGGAAGTGCCATCCTGTCCTTCGGACCACACAGCAGCCGCAGGGTGGCATGTGACCTGCTAAGCGAGCCCNCCCGTGTGCACACTGGAGGTAGGTGTATGATATTTACTGTAGGGAAGACAGTAGCTCTCTACCACCATGGGAAGGAACATGGGCTTTATCAGTCCCTTACCCCCGAGGCTCCCAGCTCCACCCTAGCAGTGGAAGAAACACCGGGAAAGGACATGCAGCCCCCCTTGGAAGACTAAAGAACCCAGGGCACCTTAATAAATACCATATCATTAATTTCTTTCACCATGTTGAAACACACAGCAAGTTGAacactcattaaaaaataaacctcaaaTTCTGTATGTACAATAAGAGGGGGTTATGCAAAAAGGAGGGGACATCAGTCCTTCTATGGAGTCCACTTTCCAACTGCCAAGCAGAGCTTGCCAACATTGTGGGCTGATTGAgtggagctggcaagatggtaTTCGACTAATACTGAACTTGGCTCCCCATAAATACCAGTCAGGGGGCAGACAAGGGGTGGGGACATCTGCCTAGGGATCCTTGTATCAAGAGAGCAGGAAAAGAGGTGAGCCACCAGAGAGGCCCGGTGTGGCAGGAGGGCTCATTTCACAAGCCAGCAGGCCTCTAGCTCGCCACTCCTGGTGGGGATTTGAAGGTGACCCCGAAGGCTCCTTCCCAGTCCTAGCTGGCTTTGCAGTGGGTGGGGCAGGTGTGGCAAGAGTTCCAGAGACAGACACCTTATTTCAAAGGAACCAGAACCAGAGCCCAAACCCAAACCAGCTGAGCAGGGAGTGAAGAGGGCAACGAAGTGACTGCATGGAAGTGCCATCCTGTCCTTCGGACCACACAGCAGCCGCAGGGTGGCATGTGACCTGCTAAGCGAGCCCTGTGACAGAGCAGTAACCCTGGTGCTTCCACGGTCAAGCTCgagtctctgcttccttctggtaCCAGCTCTGTTACCTCTTGATGGGACCAAGCCAGGTCAGTGGTATGTAGCCCTTGTAGCGGAGGATGGGGGTTGGGGCCTATCTGTACACgagatgggagaactgggtggatTTGTAATTCAGCTGATTGTTGGGCATGAACTTGTGCAGCTCACTCTTTCTGCAGCACGGGTCATAGTGGTAGGCGCCAAGGCAGGTGTCACAGGAAACTTTTGAACACTGGGTGCACGTGTTGGTGGCACCAGCACGGTTACAGAAGCCACAGCGGGAGGTGGCTGTGGTAGAGGGCTTGGGCTTTGAGTGGACAGGTGCCAGCCGGTCAAGGCCCTGAGTCTGACCCACATACTTCTCCCGCATAGGTGCCCCGTGGGCCAAGCTGTCGTGTATAGAAGCCTTGCTAGGGAAAGCGCTGGGCTTGGAGGCCGAAGGACAGACCAGCACACTGTCACAGCGCTGGCAGAGGGAGGAGCTGCAGGACAGGCCGCAGTTTTGGCACTTGGAGAGGGCAGACTCTTTGGTGGGGGGTGAACGCTTGTGGTAGATGGGGTGGGTATCATTTTTGACCAGCCATACATCGGGCCGCAGAGCATCCTGCCTTCGGTAGGTAGCCCTGGGTTCTGAATCCGTATACAGGTCCACATCATCCTGAGTGGAAAAGTAGGTACTACGAAGAAGGCCAAGGCCAttgatggaggagatggagggaaggtCATCAGGGCTACCATGGGGGGAGCTGGACATGGCCAGCAATGAGGGGGATGGGCGGATGATCTCATCCTTCAAGTCTTCCCCTACATCCATGGCCAAGGGCTCCTTGCGCAGACTCAGTGAGGCCTTTGAGGGGGGCTTCCTGCTCTCCCAGTAGCTGTCGTATGCATCCACCGACCTGGAGGGTTTGGTCACTCGGGGCTTGTAGTAGTCCTTGGCTGCTCGCTCACTGGCTGACTTCTGGAGTGCCACACGAGCCATGGAAGTGGTCAGGTGCTCCCGACTCTCAGCCCGCCTCCGCAGGGCATCTGAGCACCCGCGTGCATCCTCCGTGCTGCTCTTGCGCTCagccaccacgtccagctctgAGTAGCCCTTGTCCCTCACCTGAGAGTGGATCCCCAGCATCTGCTCACACTCGACCTTGGCCAGGAAGAGCTCAAAGGAGACCATCTTCACCTGGAGGGACTCCACAAGCTCTTTGAGTTTGTACACAGTCCCCAACTCAGGCTCGTAGCCCATGAACCTTAGAATGGCTCGGATGTCCTTCTCCAGCAACGTGGACTTGACATAGTAAACAAAAGGGCCCGTGTAGGtctagggagaaagtgggcagggaaaaaaaagaggcatgCTATAGAGAAGCCTGTTCAAACCAGATGCAGAGTGCGACCagcagggagagatggggagctTCTGCCTGGAGACCACAGGCAAGAGCACCCTAAATGCACACCACCAAGTAAGGAATACACGTGGCCCGTGAGGCCAGAGACCATCGGTTTCTGTGTATATGAAGGCTCTGTACCACAGGAGAAGTACAGGGGGTGGGATTATAGAGAGAGTGAGCCCCAGGATGTCCATTTTGAGCCCTCTGTCAAAGTTTCAAGAACACCCcaaggctagggatgtagctcagggagAGCATGCACCACAGTTTTAATCCCTAGCACGACAATACACAAACAAATGGAACATGCCAGGATTCCAGCCCCGGTCCCCTGCTATGGAAAGTGTAGAGAATCTTCTCTCAACCCCCACCCAACACACACCTACCCACCCCTCAACTGGGACTTTGGTCCACACCAGCTCCCAGCTGCTTGGAGCCCATGGGCCGAGAACAGGGGTGCGTGCACTCAGGAGGGAGCAGCAGGCAGAGGCGGCTCCCCCACCTCACCTTGATGCTGCGGAACTCCTTCTTCCAGGGGAACAGGAAGAGGTTGATGGCCACTGTCTCCAGCATGCTGAAGGCGCAGTGCAGAGCGCTCAGGCTGGAGCTGCTCAGCGAGCGGAGGGAGCTCTCCACCACCTCATAAAACTGGATCAGCCGAAATCGATATAAAGGGTCCACCTTGTGGAGGCTGAGCAGGGTGGCAGCTGCCACACGCAGGTACTCATCGCTGCCAGGCTGCTGGTTGCTGGGGGTGGTGTCCACTTTGCCCTCATGGAACTGCACGTACTTCCGGAATAAGTCATCCTTGTACTTCGTATCCATTGAACTGGGCTTCCCCAAATCAAACCCAAGGGCTACCTCATCTCCCCCATGGCTCTGGGACTGGAGGCTGGCACATCACATGAAGAACTGGCCTGGTGCCCATGGACCAGCGCATGCTCTGAAAAGGGGGGAACAAGAAGCCATCACCCATCTGACTGGTGCCTATCCCAGCTTCAGAATGCCAAGGACAGCAAAGCCAAGCGCTGGCCTGGGCTAAGCTGGCTCTTGAGCCCGGATGGCCCCCATGGCCCCCACGTGCTCTTCCACCTCACTGATACAGAACACGGATGGGCCAGGCGCTGCTGCTCGCCAGCTCACAGGAGTGACTAATGCCCCCAAAGGCAAGGTTCAGGGAGCGAGCTGGTGCACACTTGGCCTTGGTGTGACAGGAGGAGGAGTCTGGGAAAGCCCCGAGGCAGACTTAAACCTGAAGCACTGCCAGGCCCAGGGTGTGATGCCGGAGGTGGCAGCAGGAAGGTGCTGAGCTGGCACTACAGAGCACGTGTCAGTACTAACCCCTTACTCCTGCGTAAGTGGGCACAGCAGTTACCATGGCC
The DNA window shown above is from Mus pahari chromosome 3, PAHARI_EIJ_v1.1, whole genome shotgun sequence and carries:
- the Spata2 gene encoding spermatogenesis-associated protein 2, whose amino-acid sequence is MDTKYKDDLFRKYVQFHEGKVDTTPSNQQPGSDEYLRVAAATLLSLHKVDPLYRFRLIQFYEVVESSLRSLSSSSLSALHCAFSMLETVAINLFLFPWKKEFRSIKTYTGPFVYYVKSTLLEKDIRAILRFMGYEPELGTVYKLKELVESLQVKMVSFELFLAKVECEQMLGIHSQVRDKGYSELDVVAERKSSTEDARGCSDALRRRAESREHLTTSMARVALQKSASERAAKDYYKPRVTKPSRSVDAYDSYWESRKPPSKASLSLRKEPLAMDVGEDLKDEIIRPSPSLLAMSSSPHGSPDDLPSISSINGLGLLRSTYFSTQDDVDLYTDSEPRATYRRQDALRPDVWLVKNDTHPIYHKRSPPTKESALSKCQNCGLSCSSSLCQRCDSVLVCPSASKPSAFPSKASIHDSLAHGAPMREKYVGQTQGLDRLAPVHSKPKPSTTATSRCGFCNRAGATNTCTQCSKVSCDTCLGAYHYDPCCRKSELHKFMPNNQLNYKSTQFSHLVYR